The following proteins are encoded in a genomic region of Streptomyces lunaelactis:
- a CDS encoding Trm112 family protein codes for MKPDDPLLRIIACPIDKGQLTLLLPEEVLYNPRLHRRYPIIDGIPQLLPSSGTRVPDEEHERILRRIGP; via the coding sequence ATGAAGCCTGACGATCCCCTGCTCCGGATCATCGCCTGCCCGATCGACAAGGGGCAGCTGACGCTGCTCCTGCCCGAGGAGGTCCTCTACAACCCGCGGCTGCACCGTCGCTATCCGATCATCGACGGGATCCCCCAGCTGCTTCCCTCGTCCGGCACCCGGGTACCGGACGAGGAACACGAGCGGATCCTCAGGCGGATCGGCCCATGA
- a CDS encoding ice-binding family protein — protein sequence MAINSACTTDLRRPQRQRLTATIAFVLGLVLLCSAAFLAMATSARAATAPGLGTADSYAVLGGQTVTNTGPSVLQGDLGVSPGSAIVGFPPGIVSGATHAGDAAAAQAQLDLTTAYNDAAGQAPDASIAGDLVGQTLPPGVYNATGPIGLSGTLTLDAQGDPNAVFIFQLASTLITSSASTVSLINGAQPCNVFWQTAESATLGTGSFFEGTIMALTSITATTSARIEGRLLARNGSVTLDSNVITRPSCIVGPSGPPGPSGPSGPAGPSGSAGPSGPAGPSGSAGPSGSAGPSGPAGPSGSAGPSGPAGPSGAPGVPGPTGPTGPTGPPGTTGRPHNGHNKPGGPHETTGPHAPKRPHHLADTGSNDLFAPLASLGAALLIAGGVAMVVIKRRAAGARSDGYDG from the coding sequence ATGGCAATCAATAGTGCCTGTACCACCGATCTCCGAAGGCCGCAGCGTCAACGACTGACGGCGACGATCGCGTTCGTTCTCGGGCTGGTCCTGCTCTGTTCGGCCGCATTCCTGGCGATGGCGACCAGCGCACGCGCGGCTACCGCACCGGGCCTGGGAACCGCCGACAGCTACGCGGTGCTGGGCGGCCAGACCGTCACCAACACCGGTCCCAGTGTCCTCCAAGGGGATCTGGGCGTCAGCCCGGGAAGCGCGATCGTGGGCTTCCCACCCGGAATCGTGAGCGGCGCGACCCACGCGGGCGACGCGGCCGCGGCCCAGGCGCAGCTCGACCTGACCACCGCATACAACGACGCAGCGGGGCAGGCCCCGGACGCGAGCATTGCAGGAGACCTCGTGGGTCAGACCCTGCCCCCGGGCGTCTACAACGCCACGGGCCCGATCGGCCTCAGCGGGACGCTTACGCTCGACGCCCAGGGTGATCCCAACGCGGTCTTCATCTTCCAGCTCGCGTCCACGCTGATCACTAGTTCCGCCAGCACCGTCTCGCTCATCAACGGCGCTCAGCCGTGCAACGTCTTCTGGCAGACCGCCGAATCGGCCACCCTGGGGACAGGTTCGTTCTTCGAGGGCACGATCATGGCGCTGACCTCGATCACGGCGACCACCAGCGCCAGGATCGAGGGCCGGCTACTCGCGCGGAACGGCTCGGTGACGCTCGACTCCAACGTGATCACCAGGCCGAGCTGCATCGTCGGGCCGTCAGGACCGCCCGGACCTAGTGGACCGAGCGGCCCTGCCGGACCCAGTGGCTCTGCCGGACCGAGCGGCCCTGCCGGACCCAGTGGCTCTGCCGGACCGAGCGGCTCTGCCGGACCGAGCGGCCCTGCCGGACCCAGTGGCTCTGCCGGACCGAGCGGCCCTGCCGGACCCAGTGGCGCGCCTGGAGTACCCGGTCCGACTGGTCCCACCGGACCTACCGGCCCGCCCGGAACTACGGGCCGTCCGCACAACGGCCACAACAAACCGGGTGGACCGCACGAGACGACAGGTCCCCACGCCCCGAAGCGTCCCCATCATCTGGCGGACACCGGCTCAAACGACCTATTCGCTCCATTGGCCAGCCTCGGGGCAGCGCTGCTCATCGCGGGCGGCGTGGCCATGGTCGTCATCAAGAGGCGGGCGGCCGGCGCGCGATCAGACGGTTACGACGGGTAG
- a CDS encoding DUF5994 family protein — translation MTADTPAPLLLLSDTSDQPVVPGAAVLRMETTSSRVGLFDGAWWPRTRDLKTQLPGLITALTARLGPVARVGLDASAWDDAPGHLVIDDRMVRVDWSAVDDDTMIITRGPRDHFSFLVIPPEAPASAARAAMIMAVQDGNCTSAEQILTDTGIRP, via the coding sequence ATGACCGCCGACACCCCGGCTCCTCTCCTGCTCCTCTCGGACACAAGCGACCAGCCGGTTGTTCCCGGCGCGGCCGTTCTGAGGATGGAGACAACCTCCAGCCGTGTCGGGCTGTTCGACGGCGCGTGGTGGCCACGCACCCGTGACCTCAAAACCCAACTGCCGGGCCTGATCACCGCCCTGACCGCCCGGCTTGGCCCCGTCGCACGCGTCGGTCTGGACGCGAGCGCCTGGGACGACGCTCCGGGCCACCTCGTCATCGACGACCGCATGGTCCGCGTCGACTGGTCCGCCGTCGACGACGACACAATGATCATCACTCGCGGACCTCGGGACCACTTCTCCTTCCTGGTGATCCCGCCAGAGGCTCCCGCGTCGGCCGCGCGCGCCGCGATGATCATGGCCGTACAGGACGGCAACTGCACATCGGCAGAACAGATCCTCACCGACACCGGCATCAGGCCCTAG
- a CDS encoding DUF5994 family protein — MTATILYTSAVEDRTPSPPLRLMLAPAGTAPALIDGAWWPRSRDIAAELPALTAVLDPMWGRITRVTVNPTFWPVIPRKVPVHGHVVHVGWFKAEQDPHKLLLLSYTAGRWDLLVIPPETSPGTAARLMAAPTDPLRSLTASGLIQEAELYRIAAEADWDATRERVWDSEGGHGARQPTSLLPAPADIAQVQDPTEGM; from the coding sequence ATGACCGCGACCATTTTGTATACATCCGCGGTCGAAGACCGGACCCCTTCGCCGCCCCTCCGACTCATGCTGGCGCCGGCCGGCACGGCTCCGGCTCTGATTGACGGTGCGTGGTGGCCCCGGTCCCGCGACATCGCGGCGGAACTTCCCGCGCTGACGGCCGTACTGGACCCCATGTGGGGGCGGATCACTCGCGTCACTGTGAACCCCACGTTCTGGCCAGTCATCCCACGCAAGGTGCCCGTCCACGGGCATGTGGTCCACGTGGGCTGGTTCAAGGCCGAGCAGGACCCGCACAAACTGCTGCTGCTCTCCTACACCGCCGGCCGCTGGGACCTGCTCGTGATCCCACCCGAGACCAGCCCCGGCACAGCGGCCCGTCTGATGGCCGCGCCCACTGATCCGTTGCGCAGTCTCACCGCGAGCGGCTTGATCCAGGAGGCCGAGCTCTACCGGATCGCCGCCGAGGCCGACTGGGACGCGACCCGGGAGAGGGTCTGGGACTCCGAAGGCGGCCACGGAGCGCGCCAACCGACATCACTTTTGCCTGCCCCGGCAGACATTGCTCAGGTACAGGATCCGACAGAAGGGATGTGA
- a CDS encoding PRC-barrel domain-containing protein, whose translation MIQAADIREWRNHDVVDPKQRKIGLLEAIYVDTTTDEPAMATVRTGLLTRQRLVFVPLDDAILGPTYLKVSYAKGLVKKAPSIGTDDVLPAEQEEAIFQHYGLTYQPGAKGERQLARR comes from the coding sequence ATGATCCAGGCAGCCGACATCCGAGAGTGGCGCAACCACGATGTCGTCGACCCGAAGCAGCGCAAGATCGGCCTGCTCGAAGCGATCTATGTGGACACCACCACCGACGAACCGGCCATGGCCACCGTCCGGACCGGTCTCCTCACCCGCCAGCGCCTGGTCTTCGTTCCCCTCGACGACGCCATCCTCGGGCCGACCTACCTCAAGGTCTCCTACGCCAAGGGACTCGTGAAGAAGGCCCCTTCGATCGGCACGGACGACGTACTGCCCGCCGAGCAGGAGGAAGCGATCTTCCAGCACTACGGCCTGACCTACCAGCCGGGCGCCAAGGGCGAACGGCAACTCGCGCGCCGCTGA
- a CDS encoding sensor histidine kinase — MRTQLVAVVLIPIITTLVLGGLRIGSAVQNAQDVNNVRQLVRTVDKGTGLLEELEDERDLTALHVAAGRTGDTSRLDTQRSQVDAALARVRAEAAHVHRGTNPVLATRLAVLNAFGGKVASLRHTVAHSKMRLLPVVNAHTALITELTDALDLLTPAIAHQTLAVRAGALENFTQATEAASRQRALLGGVLTQGHFDSNEAQGLTLASRQQQALIGEFRSAAPPAQRQFYERTVTGRDVNKTEVLQKQVLARQGTSRLRLDADEWFDTMTSKLELMRLVEKRLVGSVEDESSREQHQAERSVFITSLVVLLILLLTFGVTHVVMQSIVGPLHTLHASALDITERRLPEVVRLLRGSSDTQLEPIKVEPAGINSVDEIGRVAQAFDEVHRDSVRLTFEQAQLRGRINAMFVNLSQRSQYLVERQLELIDHLENGEQDPDLLASLFKLDHLATRMRRNGENLLVLAGEEAGRRWSAPVRLVDVLRAASSEVEQYQRVQLRGLVTADVDGRAVNDIVHLIAELLENATTFSSPDTEVLVTSQLLSGGGAKIEIQDSGIGMTAKDLEEANDRLLNPPVVDVSVARRMGVFVVGQLSGRHGIRVQLRSSSPSGITAVVMLPQNLVRDHGNHMDPPGLSARYNPEGRLTGWRNYDTIEQIDESTSTKRAHRARRHGARSASKE; from the coding sequence GTGCGTACCCAGCTGGTGGCTGTGGTGCTCATCCCGATCATCACCACGCTCGTACTCGGCGGTCTGCGGATCGGCTCGGCCGTGCAGAACGCACAGGACGTCAACAACGTCCGCCAGCTCGTTCGTACCGTCGACAAGGGCACGGGGCTGTTGGAGGAGCTTGAGGACGAACGCGATCTCACCGCGCTCCACGTTGCGGCCGGGCGTACGGGCGACACGAGCCGGCTGGACACTCAGCGCTCCCAGGTCGACGCGGCGCTCGCCCGGGTCCGTGCCGAGGCCGCCCATGTCCACCGCGGGACGAACCCCGTCCTGGCCACCCGGCTCGCGGTGCTCAACGCCTTTGGCGGCAAGGTGGCGTCACTGCGCCACACGGTAGCCCACTCGAAAATGCGCTTGCTGCCCGTGGTCAACGCACACACGGCGTTGATCACCGAGCTCACCGACGCCCTTGACCTTCTCACGCCGGCCATCGCCCACCAGACCCTTGCCGTGAGGGCCGGCGCGCTCGAGAACTTCACACAGGCCACGGAGGCAGCCTCCCGGCAACGCGCGCTGCTCGGCGGGGTGCTGACCCAGGGACACTTCGATTCGAACGAGGCCCAGGGCCTGACCCTCGCCAGCCGGCAGCAACAGGCGTTGATCGGCGAGTTCCGGTCCGCTGCGCCGCCGGCCCAGCGTCAGTTCTACGAGCGCACCGTCACCGGAAGGGACGTCAACAAGACTGAGGTGCTCCAGAAACAGGTGCTCGCACGGCAGGGCACCAGCCGCCTCCGCCTCGACGCCGACGAGTGGTTCGACACCATGACGAGCAAGCTCGAGCTGATGCGTCTGGTCGAGAAGCGGCTCGTCGGATCGGTCGAAGACGAGAGCTCGCGCGAACAGCACCAGGCCGAGCGCTCAGTGTTCATCACCTCGCTCGTCGTGCTGTTGATCCTCCTGCTCACCTTCGGTGTGACGCACGTCGTCATGCAGTCCATTGTCGGCCCGCTGCACACCCTGCACGCCTCCGCGCTCGATATCACGGAACGCCGCCTGCCCGAGGTGGTCCGGCTGTTGCGGGGCTCCAGCGACACGCAACTGGAGCCCATCAAGGTCGAGCCCGCGGGCATCAACTCAGTCGACGAGATCGGCCGTGTCGCCCAGGCGTTCGACGAAGTCCATCGCGACTCCGTACGGCTGACCTTCGAGCAAGCGCAACTGCGAGGCCGCATCAACGCGATGTTCGTCAACCTCTCGCAGCGCAGCCAGTACCTCGTGGAACGGCAGCTGGAGCTGATCGACCATCTGGAGAACGGCGAGCAGGACCCCGACCTGCTCGCCAGCCTCTTCAAGCTCGACCACCTGGCCACCCGCATGCGCCGCAATGGGGAGAACCTACTCGTCCTCGCGGGCGAGGAGGCGGGCCGCCGCTGGAGCGCCCCGGTCCGGCTCGTGGATGTCCTCCGGGCCGCCTCCAGTGAGGTCGAGCAGTACCAGCGTGTGCAGCTACGCGGACTGGTAACCGCGGACGTCGACGGCCGGGCAGTGAACGACATCGTTCACCTCATCGCGGAGCTGCTGGAGAACGCGACCACGTTCTCCTCTCCGGACACCGAGGTGCTCGTCACGAGCCAGCTGCTGTCCGGCGGCGGCGCGAAAATCGAAATCCAGGACAGCGGCATCGGCATGACCGCAAAGGACCTTGAGGAGGCCAACGACAGGCTCCTGAACCCGCCAGTCGTCGACGTCTCGGTGGCGCGGCGCATGGGTGTGTTCGTCGTCGGCCAGCTCTCCGGCCGCCACGGCATACGCGTCCAGCTCCGCAGTTCATCACCTAGCGGCATCACAGCAGTGGTCATGCTGCCCCAGAACCTGGTCCGGGACCACGGAAATCACATGGATCCCCCCGGACTGTCAGCCAGGTACAACCCCGAAGGACGCCTCACCGGCTGGCGCAACTACGACACAATCGAGCAAATCGACGAGAGCACGTCAACCAAACGTGCGCACCGGGCACGCCGTCACGGCGCCCGCTCGGCCAGCAAGGAGTAA
- the dhaL gene encoding dihydroxyacetone kinase subunit DhaL, whose product MDASMFRAWIQEAARLVVDNADHLTRLDSAVGDADHGINMRRGLQAAVAMLDETDPSTPGAVLATVGRALISKTGGASGPLYGTGFRQAAGALGEDPDVSAAQLGEALAAALTGIQRIGAALEGDKTMIDALSPAVTAYQAVIDTGGDLTNATRAASDAAVRGLKQTAGMQARKGRASYLGARTIGHEDPGAASTVLILSALATVTAASGRRSERPGTGAAS is encoded by the coding sequence ATGGACGCGAGCATGTTCCGGGCCTGGATCCAGGAGGCGGCCCGACTGGTGGTCGACAACGCCGATCATCTGACCCGCCTCGACTCCGCTGTCGGCGACGCCGACCACGGCATCAACATGCGCCGTGGCCTGCAGGCGGCGGTGGCGATGCTGGACGAAACCGACCCGTCCACGCCCGGTGCGGTGCTCGCCACCGTCGGCCGGGCATTGATCAGCAAGACCGGCGGGGCCTCGGGACCGCTGTACGGCACCGGGTTCCGGCAGGCCGCGGGGGCCCTGGGCGAGGATCCCGATGTGTCTGCGGCACAACTTGGGGAGGCGTTGGCGGCTGCCCTCACCGGCATCCAGCGGATCGGCGCGGCACTCGAGGGCGACAAGACGATGATCGACGCCCTCAGCCCGGCCGTGACCGCCTACCAGGCCGTCATCGACACCGGCGGCGACCTGACCAACGCCACCCGCGCGGCGTCCGACGCCGCCGTGCGGGGCCTGAAGCAGACCGCCGGCATGCAGGCCCGGAAGGGCCGCGCGAGCTATCTCGGCGCCCGCACCATCGGTCACGAGGACCCCGGCGCGGCGTCGACCGTGCTCATTCTGTCTGCCCTCGCGACCGTCACCGCGGCGAGCGGGCGGAGGAGCGAGCGGCCAGGCACAGGGGCGGCGTCATGA
- the dhaK gene encoding dihydroxyacetone kinase subunit DhaK — protein sequence MKKLINSPDEVLADALVGVAAAHPSLTVNMSDRYIARAGGPTAGKVGLVSGGGSGHEPLHGGFVGYGMLDAACPGEVFTSPVPDQILAATRAVDGGSGVLHIVKNYTGDVLNFQMAAELATDEGVRVEGVVVNDDVAVENSTWTAGRRGTGATVFMEKIVGAAAELGADLASAAAWGREVNDRSRSFGVALTPCTVPASGKPGFELGEDEIELGVGIHGEPGRARGRLVSAREIVGIALDAIHTDMPLSGEVLVMVNGLGGTPLIELYVVYAAVAEWLAGHGVWITRNLVGNYITSLDMAGCTITVCRLTPQLTYLWDAPVETPALRWGR from the coding sequence GTGAAGAAGCTCATCAACTCGCCCGATGAGGTGCTTGCCGATGCTCTCGTCGGCGTGGCCGCCGCGCACCCCTCGCTGACGGTCAACATGTCCGACCGCTACATCGCCCGCGCGGGCGGGCCGACTGCTGGGAAGGTCGGCCTGGTGTCAGGTGGCGGGTCCGGGCACGAGCCGCTGCACGGCGGGTTCGTCGGGTACGGGATGCTGGATGCGGCCTGTCCCGGTGAGGTGTTCACATCTCCCGTGCCGGACCAGATCCTCGCCGCCACGCGAGCCGTTGACGGCGGGTCGGGGGTGCTGCACATCGTGAAAAACTACACCGGCGACGTGCTGAACTTCCAGATGGCCGCCGAGCTGGCCACCGACGAAGGCGTGCGGGTGGAGGGCGTCGTGGTCAATGACGATGTCGCCGTGGAGAACAGCACGTGGACGGCGGGCCGGCGGGGCACCGGGGCGACCGTGTTCATGGAGAAGATCGTCGGTGCGGCTGCCGAGCTTGGCGCGGACCTGGCCTCGGCCGCGGCTTGGGGCCGGGAGGTCAACGACCGGTCCCGTTCCTTCGGGGTGGCGCTCACGCCGTGCACGGTGCCCGCGTCGGGCAAGCCCGGCTTCGAGCTGGGCGAGGACGAGATCGAGCTGGGCGTGGGCATCCACGGCGAGCCCGGTCGCGCCCGCGGCAGGCTCGTCTCCGCCAGGGAGATCGTCGGTATCGCATTGGACGCCATCCACACCGACATGCCGCTCTCAGGCGAAGTGCTCGTGATGGTCAACGGCCTGGGTGGCACCCCGCTGATCGAGCTGTACGTGGTGTATGCCGCGGTTGCCGAGTGGCTCGCAGGCCATGGCGTGTGGATCACCCGCAACCTGGTCGGCAACTACATCACCAGCCTGGACATGGCCGGTTGCACGATCACGGTGTGCCGGCTCACGCCGCAGCTCACCTATCTGTGGGATGCCCCCGTCGAGACCCCCGCGCTGCGCTGGGGACGCTGA
- a CDS encoding putative PEP-binding protein, translating into MIRHTYAGHTAAPGIALGFLHRTDRPLTRAVLPHRTGGDAAQQITDAFDAVAARLLKLSTSLRERGNDEEADIMEVNSYIAQDHDLREQSIKRAHQGQPVPVAVRQAIDTYARTIAGLDDPTLAERAADVRQVGRRVLAHLHGDTGPAPDQPLVLVAHEIGAADLLEPGQTVTAAISVTGGPNSHAAIVARSQGIPLLLAVDPALLDLPDGQEILLDTDQATAVAHPDDDERASALHAMDAARTRRLALAEERHLPAHTLDHHPMVLRANVATPADARAALAANAEGVGLLRTELPFLNHPAWPTRNQHAATLVPVLRALAGQTVTARTLDFADDKLPPFLSSLQGARIGRGLPLMLAQPDAFADQFRSLLGAGAETDLRIMIPMVASIDELRACRRLLQAAADEVGVPPPPLGIMVELPEAVAAADDLAREAAFLSIGSNDLTCQILGLDRRDPTATPPWPPTPPYPTPSPRSSPPPTATIVRSPSAATPQPTPSSSRSSLASAATFSPLPPLPSTRSAPASAACAVTPAPPWRPSHSPAKPPKRSGDSSSSAACRRCPDPSRAHGAISRAWAGPTGPGPSKDLCDAQGDALTNPADPHHFDGFLLMFLSSREGA; encoded by the coding sequence ATGATCCGCCACACCTACGCCGGGCACACCGCCGCACCCGGCATAGCCCTGGGGTTCCTCCACCGCACCGACCGCCCGCTCACCCGAGCCGTGCTCCCCCACCGCACCGGTGGCGACGCCGCACAGCAGATCACCGACGCCTTCGACGCCGTCGCCGCCCGCCTGCTCAAGCTGTCCACCTCGCTGCGTGAACGGGGCAACGACGAAGAGGCCGACATCATGGAGGTCAACAGCTACATCGCGCAGGACCACGATCTGCGCGAACAGTCCATCAAGCGAGCGCACCAAGGCCAGCCGGTACCCGTCGCCGTCCGGCAGGCCATCGACACCTATGCCCGGACCATCGCCGGCCTTGACGACCCGACCCTGGCCGAACGCGCCGCCGACGTACGGCAAGTCGGCCGCCGCGTCCTGGCCCACCTGCACGGCGACACCGGCCCCGCACCCGACCAGCCCCTCGTCCTGGTCGCCCACGAGATCGGCGCGGCAGACCTGCTGGAACCCGGCCAAACGGTCACCGCCGCCATCTCCGTCACCGGCGGCCCCAACTCCCACGCCGCGATCGTCGCCCGCTCACAGGGCATCCCCCTCCTCCTGGCCGTCGACCCCGCCCTGCTCGACCTGCCGGACGGGCAGGAAATCCTCCTCGACACCGACCAGGCCACCGCCGTCGCCCACCCCGACGACGACGAACGCGCGAGCGCGCTGCACGCCATGGACGCCGCCCGCACCCGCCGCCTCGCCCTCGCCGAAGAGCGCCACCTGCCCGCCCACACACTGGACCACCACCCCATGGTGCTCCGGGCCAACGTGGCGACCCCGGCCGACGCCCGCGCAGCCCTCGCGGCCAACGCCGAGGGTGTCGGCCTGCTCCGCACCGAGCTGCCCTTCCTCAACCACCCCGCCTGGCCCACCCGCAACCAGCACGCGGCCACCCTCGTCCCCGTCCTGCGCGCACTCGCCGGACAGACCGTCACCGCCCGCACCCTGGACTTCGCCGACGACAAACTGCCGCCGTTCCTGTCCAGCCTCCAAGGCGCGCGGATCGGCCGCGGTCTGCCGCTCATGCTGGCCCAACCGGACGCCTTCGCCGATCAGTTCCGCAGCCTGCTCGGCGCGGGAGCAGAGACCGATCTGCGCATCATGATCCCGATGGTCGCGAGCATCGACGAACTCCGTGCCTGCCGACGCCTTCTCCAGGCCGCAGCCGACGAAGTCGGCGTCCCGCCCCCGCCGCTGGGAATCATGGTGGAGCTTCCCGAAGCCGTCGCCGCGGCCGACGACCTCGCCCGCGAGGCCGCCTTCCTCTCCATCGGCAGCAATGACCTCACCTGCCAGATCCTGGGCCTGGACCGGCGCGACCCCACCGCCACCCCGCCATGGCCGCCCACCCCGCCGTACCCCACGCCATCGCCCAGGTCGTCACCGCCGCCCACCGCCACAATCGTCAGGTCTCCGTCTGCGGCGACGCCGCAGCCGACCCCCTCGTCATCCCGCTCCTCATTGGCCTCGGCTGCGACATTCTCTCCGTTGCCCCCGCTGCCCTCGACGAGGTCCGCGCCCGCATCCGCCGCCTGCGCCGTGACACCTGCGCCTCCCTGGCGGCCATCGCACTCACCCGCGAAACCCCCGAAGAGGTCTGGCGACTCGTCGAGCAGTGCTGCCTGCCGTCGCTGCCCTGACCCGAGCCGCGCACATGGCGCGATCAGTCGAGCGTGGGCAGGTCCGACCGGACCCGGCCCATCAAAGGACCTGTGTGACGCACAAGGTGACGCCCTGACAAATCCCGCTGATCCACACCATTTTGATGGATTTCTGCTGATGTTCTTATCCAGTCGAGAAGGGGCCTGA
- the dhaL gene encoding dihydroxyacetone kinase subunit DhaL translates to MNGDSVDTDLARTWVQAIAAAVDKHKDHLTQLDSAIGDADHGVNMKRGFSAVTTALADYKPDTVGAVLVKTGTTLISSVGGASGPLYGGAFRAMGKALDAPTADTQQFATALAAGLESVQKLGAAAPGDKTMIDAYAPALAAFQQHVGAGADFAAAALAAADAAEEGMRATTPMQARKGRASYLGARSIGHQDPGATSTALIFRALAEVVATR, encoded by the coding sequence ATGAACGGAGATTCCGTGGACACCGACCTCGCCCGCACGTGGGTGCAGGCCATTGCCGCCGCCGTGGACAAGCACAAGGACCACCTCACTCAGCTCGACTCGGCCATCGGCGACGCCGACCACGGCGTCAACATGAAACGCGGCTTCTCCGCCGTCACCACGGCCCTGGCCGATTACAAGCCGGACACCGTCGGGGCCGTGCTGGTCAAGACGGGCACCACCCTGATCTCCAGCGTCGGGGGCGCCTCCGGCCCGCTCTACGGCGGCGCCTTCCGCGCCATGGGCAAGGCCCTTGACGCACCCACCGCCGACACGCAGCAGTTCGCCACCGCACTCGCCGCCGGCCTGGAGAGCGTCCAGAAGCTCGGCGCGGCCGCACCCGGCGACAAGACCATGATCGACGCATACGCTCCCGCCCTGGCCGCCTTCCAGCAACACGTCGGCGCCGGAGCCGACTTCGCCGCCGCGGCCCTGGCCGCCGCCGACGCTGCCGAGGAGGGCATGCGCGCGACCACCCCCATGCAGGCACGCAAGGGCCGAGCCTCCTACCTCGGCGCCCGCAGCATCGGCCACCAGGACCCCGGCGCCACCTCCACCGCCCTCATCTTCCGCGCACTCGCCGAAGTGGTGGCTACCCGATGA
- the dhaK gene encoding dihydroxyacetone kinase subunit DhaK, whose product MKKLINAPEAVLDEALAGIAAAHPELKVDAENKVIARADGTRTGKVALISGGGSGHEPLHGGFVGLGMLDAACPGEVFTSPVPGQMLSAAQAVNGGAGVLFIVKNYTGDVLNFQMAAELAAEEGITVETVLVDDDVAVQDSTWTAGRRGTGATVFVEKIAGALAEKGADLAGVAEMGKRVNAASRSFAVALTSCTTPASGKPGFDLPEDEMEVGVGIHGEPGRAREKLRPAKEIVATALDAILADQPLAAGDETIVLVNGLGGTPLIELYVVFNEVAAALADKGIVIARNLVGNYVTSLDMAGVSITVCKADADMLSLWDAPVNTPALRWGA is encoded by the coding sequence ATGAAGAAGCTCATCAACGCCCCCGAGGCGGTGCTGGACGAGGCCCTGGCCGGCATCGCCGCCGCCCACCCCGAACTGAAAGTCGACGCGGAGAACAAGGTGATCGCCCGCGCGGACGGCACCAGGACGGGCAAGGTGGCCCTGATCTCAGGCGGTGGTTCCGGGCACGAGCCCCTGCACGGCGGCTTCGTGGGACTGGGCATGCTGGACGCGGCCTGTCCCGGGGAGGTTTTCACCTCGCCCGTACCCGGCCAGATGCTGTCCGCCGCGCAGGCCGTCAACGGCGGCGCGGGCGTGCTGTTCATCGTGAAGAACTACACCGGCGACGTCCTCAACTTCCAGATGGCCGCCGAACTGGCCGCCGAGGAGGGCATCACGGTGGAGACCGTCCTGGTCGACGACGACGTCGCCGTCCAGGACTCCACCTGGACCGCCGGGCGCCGGGGCACCGGAGCCACCGTCTTCGTCGAGAAGATCGCCGGCGCTCTCGCCGAGAAGGGCGCCGACCTCGCCGGGGTGGCGGAGATGGGCAAGCGGGTCAACGCCGCATCCCGGTCTTTCGCTGTGGCGCTGACCAGCTGTACCACCCCCGCCTCCGGCAAGCCCGGCTTCGACCTGCCCGAGGACGAAATGGAAGTCGGCGTCGGCATCCACGGCGAACCCGGACGCGCCAGGGAAAAGCTCCGGCCGGCCAAGGAGATCGTGGCCACTGCCCTGGACGCGATCCTGGCCGACCAGCCGCTGGCCGCCGGGGACGAGACCATCGTCTTGGTCAACGGCCTGGGCGGCACACCCCTTATCGAGTTGTACGTGGTCTTCAACGAGGTCGCGGCCGCCCTGGCGGACAAGGGCATCGTCATCGCCCGCAACCTCGTCGGCAACTATGTGACCAGCCTGGACATGGCCGGTGTTTCCATCACCGTGTGCAAGGCCGACGCCGACATGCTGTCCCTGTGGGACGCACCCGTGAACACCCCAGCCCTGCGCTGGGGCGCCTGA